In one Natrarchaeobius halalkaliphilus genomic region, the following are encoded:
- a CDS encoding helix-turn-helix domain-containing protein, with protein sequence MKSVRLTLQHGPENVHPMHRFVADHDAFSRYRMVTWNHAHDGYNVFLFHVVGDREVYQKRLRKLESPITIDVTDGKTAATNRDGERGSADGGSFYVYVREEPGQLDEQLVSAFAHGSLIPIPPLEYRMDWSVRFGLVGESEDIQSALEAVPDGIETTVERVGEYRGGDRALETVTERQREALRIARELGYFAVPREASVEEVAAELDCAPGTAAEHLRKAQQRVMGRLEF encoded by the coding sequence ATGAAATCCGTTCGGCTGACGCTCCAGCACGGGCCCGAAAACGTTCACCCGATGCACCGATTCGTGGCGGACCACGACGCGTTCAGTCGCTACCGGATGGTTACCTGGAACCACGCACACGACGGCTACAACGTCTTTCTCTTTCACGTCGTCGGCGATCGCGAGGTCTACCAAAAGCGCCTCAGGAAACTCGAGAGTCCGATCACGATCGACGTGACGGACGGAAAAACCGCCGCGACGAACCGGGACGGGGAACGCGGATCGGCCGACGGCGGTTCGTTCTACGTCTACGTCCGCGAGGAACCCGGACAGCTCGACGAGCAACTGGTTTCGGCGTTCGCACACGGGAGCCTGATCCCGATCCCACCCCTCGAATACCGAATGGACTGGTCGGTTCGGTTCGGCCTCGTGGGTGAATCCGAGGACATTCAGTCGGCACTCGAGGCGGTTCCCGACGGAATCGAGACGACCGTCGAGCGCGTCGGAGAATACCGTGGCGGCGACCGGGCACTCGAGACGGTCACCGAGAGACAACGCGAGGCGCTTCGGATCGCCCGCGAGCTGGGCTACTTCGCCGTGCCGCGGGAAGCGAGCGTCGAGGAGGTCGCCGCCGAACTCGACTGTGCGCCGGGAACTGCCGCCGAACACCTCCGCAAGGCCCAACAGCGCGTGATGGGGCGACTCGAGTTCTAA
- a CDS encoding NADH-quinone oxidoreductase subunit D, with the protein MLPELTFESPVPSEPTSDDSVLETVLEEYALDRDDHLNAPAVVIRPDEVQSVLTVLRDEVGLDHCACVTAQQYADRFETIYHLRSYADASREVSVVVPTSVDDPRSESAAPIFETANWHEREAYDLVGIEYEGHPDLRRILLPETWQGHPLSLEYDRQKPQIVTLSDHANPIAGSERDPEGETLFLNVGPHHPATHGVMHVKVVLDGETVVDVEPDVGYMHRCEEQLCQQGTYRHQIMPYPDRWDWVSSGLLNEWAYARTAEELAGLEVPEYAQVIRTMGAELSRMAAHFIALGTYALDVFGEFTATFQYAMRDRELVLDVLEELTGQRMMFNYLRLGGVAWDLPEPREGFVSLVREFLANLPAKIDEYHDLLVTNEIFQLRCVDTGVLEPEVAKAYGCTGPVARGSGVDYDLRRDDPYGYYPNLEWDVVTESAGDNYSRLLVRMGEVEESAKIVEQCLDLLEGWPEDDRETQSNVPRTIKPDQDAELYRAVEGAKGELGIYVRSDGTETPARFKIRSPSFSNLSALPEIARGEYVADLIAAIGSLDCIMGEVDR; encoded by the coding sequence ATGCTTCCGGAGTTGACCTTCGAATCTCCCGTTCCGTCCGAGCCGACGTCGGACGATAGCGTCCTCGAGACGGTACTCGAGGAGTACGCGCTCGATCGCGACGACCACCTCAACGCGCCGGCGGTCGTAATCCGGCCGGACGAGGTCCAGTCCGTTCTCACGGTGCTTCGCGACGAGGTTGGACTGGATCACTGTGCGTGTGTCACCGCACAGCAGTACGCCGACCGGTTCGAGACGATCTATCACCTTCGATCGTACGCGGACGCCAGCCGGGAGGTAAGCGTCGTCGTGCCGACCTCCGTCGACGATCCACGGAGCGAGTCCGCCGCCCCGATCTTCGAGACGGCGAACTGGCACGAACGCGAGGCCTACGACCTCGTCGGAATCGAGTACGAGGGTCACCCCGATCTTCGGCGCATCCTCCTGCCCGAGACGTGGCAGGGACACCCGCTGTCGCTCGAGTACGATCGACAAAAACCCCAGATCGTCACGCTCTCCGATCACGCCAACCCGATCGCGGGCAGCGAGCGAGATCCCGAGGGGGAGACGCTGTTTCTGAACGTCGGTCCGCACCACCCCGCGACCCACGGCGTCATGCACGTCAAGGTCGTCCTCGACGGGGAGACCGTCGTCGACGTCGAACCCGACGTCGGCTACATGCACCGCTGCGAGGAACAGCTGTGCCAGCAGGGGACCTACCGCCACCAGATCATGCCCTATCCGGATCGGTGGGACTGGGTGTCCTCGGGGCTGCTCAACGAGTGGGCCTACGCCCGGACCGCCGAGGAACTGGCTGGCCTCGAGGTGCCCGAGTACGCGCAGGTGATCCGGACGATGGGTGCAGAGCTCTCGCGGATGGCCGCACATTTTATCGCCCTCGGCACGTACGCGCTCGACGTCTTCGGGGAGTTCACGGCGACCTTCCAGTACGCGATGCGCGACCGCGAACTCGTCCTCGACGTCCTCGAGGAGCTGACCGGCCAGCGGATGATGTTTAACTACCTCCGCCTCGGCGGCGTCGCCTGGGATCTGCCCGAGCCCCGCGAGGGGTTCGTTTCTCTCGTTCGCGAGTTTCTCGCGAATCTCCCGGCCAAGATCGACGAGTATCACGATCTGCTCGTCACGAACGAAATCTTCCAGCTCCGATGCGTCGATACGGGCGTTCTCGAGCCCGAGGTCGCGAAGGCCTACGGCTGTACCGGTCCCGTCGCACGCGGTTCGGGCGTCGACTACGATCTCCGCCGGGACGATCCCTACGGCTACTACCCGAACCTCGAGTGGGACGTCGTCACCGAATCGGCCGGCGACAACTACTCGCGGCTGCTCGTCCGCATGGGGGAGGTCGAGGAGTCCGCGAAGATCGTCGAGCAGTGTCTCGACCTGCTCGAGGGCTGGCCCGAGGACGACCGCGAAACCCAGTCGAACGTCCCTCGAACCATCAAACCGGATCAGGACGCGGAACTCTACCGCGCGGTCGAGGGGGCGAAAGGCGAACTCGGCATCTACGTCCGGTCGGACGGCACCGAGACGCCGGCCCGGTTCAAGATCCGCAGTCCCTCGTTTTCGAACCTTTCGGCGCTGCCCGAGATCGCTCGCGGCGAGTACGTCGCTGATCTCATCGCGGCGATCGGGAGCCTCGACTGCATTATGGGGGAGGTCGACCGGTAG